A region of Rhodamnia argentea isolate NSW1041297 chromosome 9, ASM2092103v1, whole genome shotgun sequence DNA encodes the following proteins:
- the LOC115742914 gene encoding nuclear transport factor 2B isoform X4 produces the protein MEEQVELVGRAFVDHYYHLFDKDRASLSSLYQPTSMLTFEGQRVVGAHAIAEKLSQLPFDQCQHLISTVDSQPSSAAGIVVLVSGSLRLPGEEHLLRFSQVTSLSLIS, from the exons atggaagaacAGGTTGAACTAGTGGGAAGAGCGTTTGTGGATCACTACTACCATCTCTTTGACAAAGACAGAgcatctctctcttccctctacCAGCCGACCTCGATGCTGACGTTCGAAGGGCAGAGGGTCGTGGGAGCGCACGCCATCGCCGAGAAGCTCAGCCAGCTGCCCTTCGATCAGTGCCAGCACCTCATCAGCACCGTCGACTCGCAgccctcctccgccgccggcaTTGTGGTGTTGGTCAGCGGCAGCTTGAGACTTCCCGGAGAGGAGCATCTGCTGAGGTTTAGTCAggtcac ctctctctctctcatttcctAG
- the LOC115742914 gene encoding nuclear transport factor 2B isoform X3, with product MEEQVELVGRAFVDHYYHLFDKDRASLSSLYQPTSMLTFEGQRVVGAHAIAEKLSQLPFDQCQHLISTVDSQPSSAAGIVVLVSGSLRLPGEEHLLRFSQMFHLVPSPGGSFFVQNDMFRLNYG from the exons atggaagaacAGGTTGAACTAGTGGGAAGAGCGTTTGTGGATCACTACTACCATCTCTTTGACAAAGACAGAgcatctctctcttccctctacCAGCCGACCTCGATGCTGACGTTCGAAGGGCAGAGGGTCGTGGGAGCGCACGCCATCGCCGAGAAGCTCAGCCAGCTGCCCTTCGATCAGTGCCAGCACCTCATCAGCACCGTCGACTCGCAgccctcctccgccgccggcaTTGTGGTGTTGGTCAGCGGCAGCTTGAGACTTCCCGGAGAGGAGCATCTGCTGAGGTTTAGTCAg ATGTTCCATTTGGTTCCGTCGCCGGGAGGGAGCTTCTTCGTGCAGAACGACATGTTTCGCCTGAACTACGGCTGA
- the LOC115742914 gene encoding nuclear transport factor 2B isoform X5, which translates to MEEQVELVGRAFVDHYYHLFDKDRASLSSLYQPTSMLTFEGQRVVGAHAIAEKLSQLPFDQCQHLISTVDSQPSSAAGIVVLVSGSLRLPGEEHLLRFSQVTSLSLIS; encoded by the exons atggaagaacAGGTTGAACTAGTGGGAAGAGCGTTTGTGGATCACTACTACCATCTCTTTGACAAAGACAGAgcatctctctcttccctctacCAGCCGACCTCGATGCTGACGTTCGAAGGGCAGAGGGTCGTGGGAGCGCACGCCATCGCCGAGAAGCTCAGCCAGCTGCCCTTCGATCAGTGCCAGCACCTCATCAGCACCGTCGACTCGCAgccctcctccgccgccggcaTTGTGGTGTTGGTCAGCGGCAGCTTGAGACTTCCCGGAGAGGAGCATCTGCTGAGGTTTAGTCAggtcacctctctctctctc atttcctAG
- the LOC115742914 gene encoding nuclear transport factor 2B isoform X1, whose protein sequence is MEEQVELVGRAFVDHYYHLFDKDRASLSSLYQPTSMLTFEGQRVVGAHAIAEKLSQLPFDQCQHLISTVDSQPSSAAGIVVLVSGSLRLPGEEHLLRFSQVTSLSFPSHIFISVDEPSVELFDLLLQMFHLVPSPGGSFFVQNDMFRLNYG, encoded by the exons atggaagaacAGGTTGAACTAGTGGGAAGAGCGTTTGTGGATCACTACTACCATCTCTTTGACAAAGACAGAgcatctctctcttccctctacCAGCCGACCTCGATGCTGACGTTCGAAGGGCAGAGGGTCGTGGGAGCGCACGCCATCGCCGAGAAGCTCAGCCAGCTGCCCTTCGATCAGTGCCAGCACCTCATCAGCACCGTCGACTCGCAgccctcctccgccgccggcaTTGTGGTGTTGGTCAGCGGCAGCTTGAGACTTCCCGGAGAGGAGCATCTGCTGAGGTTTAGTCAggtcac ctctctctcatttcctAGTCACATCTTCATCAGTGTTGATGAGCCGTCAGTTGAGCTTTTTGACTTGCTTCTGCAGATGTTCCATTTGGTTCCGTCGCCGGGAGGGAGCTTCTTCGTGCAGAACGACATGTTTCGCCTGAACTACGGCTGA
- the LOC115742914 gene encoding nuclear transport factor 2B isoform X2 — protein sequence MEEQVELVGRAFVDHYYHLFDKDRASLSSLYQPTSMLTFEGQRVVGAHAIAEKLSQLPFDQCQHLISTVDSQPSSAAGIVVLVSGSLRLPGEEHLLRFSQVTSLSFPSHIFISVDEPSVELFDLLLQMFHLVPSPGGSFFVQNDMFRLNYG from the exons atggaagaacAGGTTGAACTAGTGGGAAGAGCGTTTGTGGATCACTACTACCATCTCTTTGACAAAGACAGAgcatctctctcttccctctacCAGCCGACCTCGATGCTGACGTTCGAAGGGCAGAGGGTCGTGGGAGCGCACGCCATCGCCGAGAAGCTCAGCCAGCTGCCCTTCGATCAGTGCCAGCACCTCATCAGCACCGTCGACTCGCAgccctcctccgccgccggcaTTGTGGTGTTGGTCAGCGGCAGCTTGAGACTTCCCGGAGAGGAGCATCTGCTGAGGTTTAGTCAggtcacctctctctc atttcctAGTCACATCTTCATCAGTGTTGATGAGCCGTCAGTTGAGCTTTTTGACTTGCTTCTGCAGATGTTCCATTTGGTTCCGTCGCCGGGAGGGAGCTTCTTCGTGCAGAACGACATGTTTCGCCTGAACTACGGCTGA
- the LOC115742858 gene encoding CRIB domain-containing protein RIC10-like isoform X2, with protein MVEGVGDRLSSLLNLGPLILRESDCLRLVRDKLLSILLSIFILTTAALGPALLVASPMATKMKGIYKGFKYISQIFVVKEREMEIGYPTDVKHVAHIGWDGPSGIGPSWMNEFKSAPDFSTSLGTIGDPGDSSSVPRSTWSSQDFEQILGQQSTSEMLKENLPAGLPNIPKKQKRKKSKSSSSPKSSSSSRSSRAAKSKASF; from the exons ATGGTCGAAGGAGTTGGGGACAGACTCTCGTCTTTGCTGAACCTTGGCCCACTAATTTTAAG GGAGAGTGACTGTCTGAGGTTGGTCAGAGATAAATTACTCTCAATTTTGCTCTCCATTTTCATCCTTACAACTGCTGCATTGGGGCCTGCTTTGCTTGTTGCGTCGCCAATGGCCACCAAGATGAAAGGAATCTACAAAGGCTTCAAATACATCTCCCAAATATTTG TTGTGAAGGAGAGGGAGATGGAAATTGGGTACCCAACAGATGTTAAACACGTGGCACACATCGGATGGGATGGTCCATCTGGGATTGGACCCAGTTGG ATGAATGAATTCAAGAGTGCACCTGATTTTTCCACTTCCCTCGGTACCATTGGTGATCCTGGTGACTCCAGCTCTGTTCCTCGCTCCACATGGTCCTCTCAAG ATTTTGAGCAAATCTTGGGACAGCAATCGACGTCCGAGATGTTAAAAGAAAATCTGCCAGCAGGTCTTCCGAATATCCCCAagaaacaaaagaggaaaaagagcaaGTCGTCTTCATCCCCCAAGTCTTCATCCTCGTCAAGATCCTCTCGAGCAGCGAAGTCGAAGGCTTCATTCTAG
- the LOC115742858 gene encoding CRIB domain-containing protein RIC10-like isoform X1 yields the protein MVEGVGDRLSSLLNLGPLILSDRESDCLRLVRDKLLSILLSIFILTTAALGPALLVASPMATKMKGIYKGFKYISQIFVVKEREMEIGYPTDVKHVAHIGWDGPSGIGPSWMNEFKSAPDFSTSLGTIGDPGDSSSVPRSTWSSQDFEQILGQQSTSEMLKENLPAGLPNIPKKQKRKKSKSSSSPKSSSSSRSSRAAKSKASF from the exons ATGGTCGAAGGAGTTGGGGACAGACTCTCGTCTTTGCTGAACCTTGGCCCACTAATTTTAAG TGACAGGGAGAGTGACTGTCTGAGGTTGGTCAGAGATAAATTACTCTCAATTTTGCTCTCCATTTTCATCCTTACAACTGCTGCATTGGGGCCTGCTTTGCTTGTTGCGTCGCCAATGGCCACCAAGATGAAAGGAATCTACAAAGGCTTCAAATACATCTCCCAAATATTTG TTGTGAAGGAGAGGGAGATGGAAATTGGGTACCCAACAGATGTTAAACACGTGGCACACATCGGATGGGATGGTCCATCTGGGATTGGACCCAGTTGG ATGAATGAATTCAAGAGTGCACCTGATTTTTCCACTTCCCTCGGTACCATTGGTGATCCTGGTGACTCCAGCTCTGTTCCTCGCTCCACATGGTCCTCTCAAG ATTTTGAGCAAATCTTGGGACAGCAATCGACGTCCGAGATGTTAAAAGAAAATCTGCCAGCAGGTCTTCCGAATATCCCCAagaaacaaaagaggaaaaagagcaaGTCGTCTTCATCCCCCAAGTCTTCATCCTCGTCAAGATCCTCTCGAGCAGCGAAGTCGAAGGCTTCATTCTAG